The Candidatus Aminicenantes bacterium genome includes a region encoding these proteins:
- a CDS encoding 2-oxoglutarate ferredoxin oxidoreductase subunit beta, whose protein sequence is MRHYERYIRYRTFPTPWCPGCGDGVVLKSIAMAFSELELDPNHIVVVSGIGCSGRMPTFFNTNTLHTTHGRALTFATGIKLARPDKMVVVISGDGDATAIGGNHLIHAARRNIGINLILINNGVYGMTGGQVSPLTPQKFITETTPYGNIEPKFDIAELLIAAKASFVARETVNRPVQLKDVVKKSFQHKGFSVVEVISNCHINLGRRNRMKDPIAMTKWIEGRTVSKAQYEKMTPEERLHKYPTGILFEDTERLEYSDLYYQHIIPAAQAAAEAAALKQAERNSASKKVKS, encoded by the coding sequence ATGAGACATTACGAACGATACATCCGCTACCGCACCTTCCCCACTCCCTGGTGCCCGGGATGCGGTGACGGTGTGGTACTCAAAAGCATCGCCATGGCTTTTTCCGAGTTGGAACTGGACCCCAACCACATCGTGGTGGTGTCGGGAATCGGCTGTTCGGGACGCATGCCCACCTTCTTTAACACCAACACCCTGCATACCACCCACGGCCGCGCCCTGACCTTTGCCACCGGCATCAAGCTGGCCCGGCCGGACAAAATGGTGGTGGTGATTTCCGGAGACGGAGACGCCACCGCAATCGGCGGGAACCACCTCATCCATGCCGCCCGCCGCAACATCGGCATCAACCTGATATTGATCAACAACGGCGTATACGGCATGACGGGCGGGCAGGTATCGCCCCTGACGCCCCAGAAATTCATTACCGAGACCACTCCTTACGGCAATATCGAGCCCAAGTTCGATATCGCCGAACTCCTGATCGCGGCCAAAGCCTCTTTTGTGGCCCGCGAAACGGTCAACCGCCCGGTGCAGTTAAAGGATGTGGTCAAGAAGTCTTTTCAACATAAAGGCTTCTCCGTGGTGGAAGTAATCAGCAATTGCCACATCAACCTGGGAAGGCGCAACCGCATGAAAGACCCCATCGCCATGACAAAGTGGATCGAGGGCCGCACCGTCAGCAAGGCCCAATACGAAAAGATGACTCCGGAAGAACGCCTGCACAAGTATCCCACGGGGATCCTGTTTGAAGACACGGAGCGATTGGAATACTCCGACCTCTACTACCAGCACATCATTCCCGCGGCCCAGGCCGCTGCCGAAGCCGCCGCCCTCAAGCAGGCGGAACGAAACAGCGCCTCCAAGAAGGTGAAATCATGA
- a CDS encoding 2-oxoacid:acceptor oxidoreductase subunit alpha, whose product MGKRRKVLQGNIIVARAAIDAGCNFFAGYPITPSSEIAQYMSREMPKLGRDFIQMEDEIASLGACIGASLAGRKVLTATSGPGFSLMQEHLGMGVMAEIPLVIVNVMRGGPSTGLPTKPSQSDVMQTRWGTHGDHPIIVLTPAFASELYAETVRAFNLSERFWNPVILLYDEVLAKAHEDIELPYKKDLSIYKEKVHKIKDLDIYDREIGQNPHRVDFFKGYPIHIDGLEHDKHGWPTSEPGTVQKQQTLRMQKIYHYLDDIIKYNEYYMDDAEILVFAFGVSARAALPAVEMARELGIRAGLFQPLTLWPFPKQILRRRFSRIKKVLTVELNMGQVRYEMERVAADDVEKRALLRANGIPFTPGEVLDQIKEF is encoded by the coding sequence ATGGGAAAACGTCGTAAAGTCCTGCAAGGCAATATCATCGTGGCCAGGGCGGCCATTGATGCCGGCTGTAACTTTTTTGCCGGTTATCCCATCACGCCTTCATCCGAGATCGCCCAGTACATGTCCCGGGAAATGCCCAAGCTGGGTCGGGATTTCATCCAGATGGAGGATGAAATCGCCTCCCTGGGAGCCTGCATCGGCGCGTCCCTGGCGGGGCGCAAGGTTTTAACCGCCACCAGCGGACCGGGGTTCTCCCTGATGCAGGAACACCTGGGCATGGGCGTGATGGCCGAAATCCCCCTGGTCATCGTCAATGTCATGCGCGGCGGGCCATCCACGGGCCTGCCCACCAAACCCTCGCAATCCGACGTCATGCAAACCCGCTGGGGCACGCACGGGGATCATCCCATTATCGTGCTCACCCCGGCATTCGCGTCAGAGCTGTACGCGGAAACCGTGCGCGCGTTCAACCTTTCTGAACGCTTCTGGAACCCCGTCATCCTGCTGTACGATGAAGTACTGGCCAAGGCGCACGAAGACATCGAGCTTCCCTATAAAAAAGACCTGAGTATTTACAAAGAAAAGGTCCACAAGATCAAGGACCTCGATATCTACGACCGTGAGATCGGCCAGAACCCCCACCGGGTGGATTTCTTCAAGGGTTATCCCATCCACATAGACGGCCTGGAACACGACAAGCACGGCTGGCCCACATCCGAACCCGGAACCGTGCAGAAACAACAGACCCTGCGCATGCAGAAGATCTACCATTACCTGGACGACATCATCAAGTACAACGAATACTACATGGATGACGCGGAAATCCTGGTATTCGCCTTCGGGGTTTCCGCGCGTGCCGCCCTTCCCGCTGTTGAGATGGCGCGAGAACTGGGTATCCGTGCCGGTCTTTTTCAGCCTCTGACCCTGTGGCCGTTCCCCAAACAGATCCTGCGCCGGCGTTTTTCCCGCATCAAAAAGGTGTTGACCGTTGAGCTCAACATGGGCCAGGTCCGCTACGAGATGGAGCGGGTGGCCGCAGACGACGTGGAAAAACGCGCCCTTTTGCGGGCAAACGGCATTCCCTTTACTCCGGGGGAAGTCCTGGACCAGATCAAGGAGTTTTAG
- a CDS encoding 4Fe-4S dicluster domain-containing protein, translating into MEKFEKELNQAARERREKRKPAPKQNELTVVSVYCKGCGLCVDICPTGTLELEDNMVSKFGVSVKVAAPERCIGCRMCERRCPDFAIFVNYEKLTRGQSNGKTS; encoded by the coding sequence ATGGAGAAGTTTGAGAAAGAACTGAACCAGGCCGCCCGGGAACGCAGGGAAAAACGCAAACCCGCGCCCAAGCAGAACGAACTTACCGTGGTTTCGGTATACTGCAAGGGCTGCGGATTGTGCGTGGACATCTGCCCCACCGGCACCCTGGAACTTGAAGACAATATGGTGAGCAAGTTCGGCGTTTCCGTCAAGGTCGCCGCCCCGGAACGCTGCATCGGCTGCCGCATGTGCGAGCGCCGCTGCCCGGATTTCGCCATTTTCGTAAACTACGAGAAATTAACAAGAGGCCAAAGCAATGGGAAAACGTCGTAA
- the amrB gene encoding AmmeMemoRadiSam system protein B: MKVGLRMFVALLLAFLCPRPSVCADVRGYLTTGSWYPEDPQKLNQLLDRCLRGVRPRLDPATVQGLVVPHAGLVHSGAVAAQGYMHLQGRTGIRRVILLGVSHSGRFSGACVSSFAFNSTPLGKIPVDREVVNRLEKEPKFRVNNRVMQQEHSLENQLPFLQRVLAEADFKVVPILFGRATPAETEAMAAAIAPYVDEHTVVVASSDLTHYGSRFGYSPFKKDVAGQLHRLDRGLLEKVVALDHREYWGYLERTGMTMCGVVPVAVWMHLFDKRSHELKTVAYATSGDANKDYTLSVGYGTVAAVRKKSPEAQLSAKEGAGLLTIARRTLESALNGRENSTILQGVELTPAMKRKTGVFVTLRKGHALRGCIGSIVGTRPLFDGVMANARNAAFADPRFPNLKASELDSVNIEVSVMTPLQPIRDYRAIRLGTDGVIIRKNRASAVYLPQVATETGWDLDTFLSSLCRKAGLSSRAYRSTEMEFLVFQAQVFAEEEK, translated from the coding sequence ATGAAAGTCGGATTGCGGATGTTTGTGGCGTTGCTGCTGGCGTTTCTGTGCCCGCGGCCGTCCGTTTGCGCCGATGTGCGGGGATATTTGACAACGGGATCATGGTATCCCGAGGATCCGCAGAAACTCAACCAACTGCTCGACCGTTGCTTGCGGGGGGTGCGTCCCCGGCTTGATCCCGCCACTGTGCAAGGGCTGGTGGTGCCCCATGCCGGCCTGGTGCACAGCGGAGCCGTTGCCGCTCAAGGCTATATGCATTTGCAGGGCCGAACCGGGATTCGCCGGGTCATTCTCCTGGGTGTTTCCCATTCAGGGAGATTTTCCGGGGCCTGCGTGTCTTCTTTTGCATTCAATTCAACGCCCCTGGGAAAGATTCCCGTAGACCGGGAAGTGGTGAACCGCCTGGAGAAAGAACCGAAATTCAGGGTAAACAACCGCGTCATGCAGCAGGAACACTCATTGGAAAACCAATTGCCTTTCCTGCAACGGGTTCTGGCGGAAGCGGACTTCAAAGTGGTTCCCATTCTGTTCGGCCGGGCGACTCCGGCTGAAACGGAAGCCATGGCCGCTGCCATCGCTCCTTACGTGGACGAACACACCGTGGTGGTCGCGTCCAGTGATTTGACCCATTACGGCAGTCGTTTCGGTTACTCTCCATTCAAAAAGGATGTGGCCGGGCAACTCCACCGCCTGGACCGGGGGCTGCTTGAAAAAGTGGTTGCCCTGGATCACCGCGAATACTGGGGTTACCTGGAACGCACGGGCATGACCATGTGCGGCGTGGTCCCCGTGGCTGTCTGGATGCACCTGTTTGACAAACGCAGTCATGAGCTGAAAACAGTGGCTTATGCCACTTCCGGAGATGCCAACAAAGACTACACCCTCAGCGTCGGTTATGGAACCGTGGCGGCCGTACGCAAAAAGAGTCCTGAAGCTCAACTCAGCGCCAAAGAGGGCGCCGGATTGCTCACCATTGCGCGACGCACGCTCGAATCGGCCCTGAACGGAAGGGAAAACAGCACCATTCTGCAGGGAGTGGAATTGACGCCGGCCATGAAGCGCAAAACCGGCGTGTTCGTGACGTTGCGCAAGGGTCATGCATTGCGGGGGTGCATCGGTTCCATTGTGGGAACCCGGCCGTTGTTTGACGGCGTTATGGCGAATGCCCGCAACGCCGCGTTTGCGGATCCCCGATTCCCGAACCTGAAAGCATCTGAACTGGATAGTGTAAACATCGAGGTGTCGGTCATGACCCCCCTGCAGCCGATCCGGGATTATCGTGCCATTCGCCTGGGTACGGATGGCGTGATCATCCGCAAAAACCGAGCCTCGGCGGTTTACCTGCCCCAGGTGGCCACGGAAACGGGCTGGGACTTGGATACGTTTCTCTCCAGCCTTTGCCGCAAGGCCGGTCTTTCTTCCCGGGCATACCGCTCCACCGAGATGGAATTCCTCGTCTTCCAGGCACAGGTTTTTGCAGAGGAGGAGAAATGA
- the amrS gene encoding AmmeMemoRadiSam system radical SAM enzyme — protein sequence MSPDRREFMRFSLAAGAGLVLGAGKLDAVPVPPLGVRRAMFFESLSRDRVVCNLCPNECVLGKGERGVCRVRENRDGRLVTLVYGTPCSANIDPIEKKPLFHFHPGSNAFSIATAGCNMSCRFCQNWEISQQGPEKVRSIKLPPAAVVKLAQERGCTSVAHTYGEPVVFYEYMLDCAREGRRAGIPNVMISNGYIREAPMRELCRSLGAVKIDLKAFTDKFYHEICGATLAPVLHTLEVIKDEGVWLEIVVLLIPGLNDSVTDIREMTRWIVDKLGPRVPLHFSRFFPTYRMRNIPPTPPAILERARRTAREVGLEYVYVGNLMSKARHTRCPECNTELIHREGFSARVTGLKGNRCGNCGHEIPGIF from the coding sequence ATGAGTCCGGATCGGCGCGAATTCATGCGCTTCAGCCTGGCGGCCGGAGCCGGACTGGTTCTGGGTGCGGGCAAACTGGATGCGGTACCGGTGCCGCCGCTCGGGGTGCGTCGCGCCATGTTTTTCGAGAGTCTTTCCCGCGACCGAGTGGTATGTAACCTGTGTCCCAATGAATGTGTGCTGGGCAAAGGGGAACGGGGTGTGTGCCGGGTTCGGGAAAACCGCGACGGTCGCCTTGTGACACTGGTTTATGGTACTCCCTGTTCCGCCAACATTGATCCCATCGAAAAGAAACCCCTGTTTCACTTCCATCCCGGAAGCAACGCTTTTTCCATCGCCACCGCGGGCTGCAACATGTCCTGCCGCTTCTGCCAGAACTGGGAGATTTCACAACAGGGGCCGGAAAAGGTCCGCTCAATCAAACTGCCCCCGGCTGCCGTGGTGAAGCTGGCCCAAGAGCGCGGTTGCACCAGCGTGGCGCACACGTACGGTGAACCGGTGGTGTTTTACGAGTACATGCTCGACTGCGCCCGGGAGGGCCGTCGCGCCGGGATTCCCAACGTGATGATTTCCAACGGCTATATCCGGGAAGCGCCCATGCGCGAGTTGTGCCGCAGCCTGGGCGCGGTCAAGATCGATCTCAAGGCTTTCACCGATAAGTTTTACCACGAGATCTGCGGCGCCACCCTGGCGCCGGTGTTGCATACCTTGGAAGTGATAAAAGATGAGGGGGTCTGGCTGGAGATCGTGGTACTCCTGATTCCCGGTCTCAACGACTCGGTAACGGATATCCGCGAGATGACGCGCTGGATCGTAGACAAGCTGGGGCCCCGGGTACCCCTGCATTTTTCCCGGTTTTTTCCCACCTATCGCATGCGCAACATCCCGCCCACGCCTCCGGCCATCCTGGAGCGGGCGCGCCGCACCGCTCGGGAAGTCGGCCTGGAATACGTGTACGTGGGCAACCTGATGTCAAAAGCCCGCCATACCCGTTGCCCGGAATGTAATACAGAGCTGATCCACCGCGAGGGCTTCTCGGCGCGCGTGACCGGACTGAAGGGCAATCGTTGCGGCAACTGCGGCCACGAGATCCCCGGGATCTTTTAG
- a CDS encoding aminotransferase class III-fold pyridoxal phosphate-dependent enzyme yields MSGNRQNPWTTERVADLVRSHYGIAATALPLHGEVDVNFRIRADGGDYLFKISPPGSRAEVLDFRISALDHLAEADPELPVPRVQYSLTGKRLVAIESPNEGTVWIHLLSWLPGTLMADYRPRSQRLASRLGRFLAHLNQGLADFAHGAQKRELVWDLCRAPDLSVHVHTLKDRHLQSQVSEVLADGRERIIPALAGCPKQVIHNDANDHNVLVQTNISGAPGIAGLVDFGDLVYCYRVCEPAIAAAYACLHQQDPVAAIAALARGYHQVFPLLEKEIDQIFCLVRLRLAASLVMAARRQCEEPENTYHQISRQAVSDTFLQLTETNFLAARARIRKACGLAATPTAVEIQRWLAEKRKDFAAVMQGLDGPVRVLDLSVAGRHARPPGNGAAAGWQVPAEEGMAVGRYNEARLCYTTPQFLSCAGPRTIHLGMDLFDEAGTAVFAPLDGRVVTAVDNAFAGDYGPTVILQHTPAGAPPFFTLYGHLARESIAALKPGTPVARGEAFVSLGDVDENGGWPPHLHFQVMTDLLGYKENFPGVAAPDEKEAWLEICPDPNIILNIPAKAFPAPAMTPEEILSSRQRLLNPALSISYRRPLTMVRGFMQFMYDRDGNTFLDAVNNVPHVGHCHPRVVEAVATQAAILNTNTRYLHPLLVNYAQRLAATLPDPLDVCFFTNSGSEANDLALRLARMATGRRDMVVLDAAYHGNLAGLIKISPYKFNGKGGTGRPPHTHVFPLPDPLRGEYRGRPDSGERYAQKFHEMLRMLENAGTPAAAFMVEPLPGCAGQIVLPEEFLARAFAAVRAAGGVAIADEVQVGFGRVGDAFWGFQTQDALPDIVTMGKPMGNGHPLGAVVTTRAVADAFRTGMEYFNTFGGNPVSCAAGLAVLDVIRDEDLQDHARRVGNRLKADLEALKSRHHLVADVRGRGLFVGIELARDRETFEPADREAAYISERMRDLGILISVDGPLHNVLKIKPPLCFNKTDAARLVETLDEILDETFLQSSRNK; encoded by the coding sequence ATGAGCGGCAACAGGCAAAACCCCTGGACGACTGAAAGAGTTGCGGACCTGGTGAGGTCGCATTACGGAATCGCCGCCACGGCCCTGCCCCTGCACGGAGAGGTAGACGTCAACTTCCGCATCCGTGCCGACGGGGGCGATTATCTTTTCAAGATCTCCCCTCCCGGATCCAGAGCAGAGGTCCTGGATTTCCGCATCAGCGCCCTGGACCACCTGGCAGAAGCGGATCCGGAGCTTCCGGTTCCCCGGGTTCAGTATTCCCTTACAGGAAAACGCCTGGTTGCGATTGAATCACCAAACGAAGGAACTGTTTGGATCCACCTGCTCTCCTGGTTGCCGGGAACGCTTATGGCGGATTACCGCCCCCGGTCCCAGCGCCTGGCATCGCGGCTGGGGAGGTTTTTGGCACATTTAAACCAAGGCCTGGCGGACTTTGCCCATGGTGCGCAAAAACGGGAACTGGTCTGGGATCTCTGCCGTGCTCCCGATCTCTCTGTCCATGTGCACACCCTGAAAGACAGGCATTTGCAAAGCCAGGTGTCGGAAGTACTGGCGGACGGCCGGGAACGAATCATTCCCGCCCTGGCCGGCTGTCCCAAGCAGGTTATTCACAACGACGCCAACGACCACAACGTTCTGGTGCAAACAAATATTTCCGGGGCACCCGGCATTGCCGGGTTGGTTGATTTCGGCGACCTCGTGTACTGCTATCGTGTTTGTGAGCCCGCCATTGCCGCGGCCTATGCCTGTCTGCACCAGCAGGATCCCGTGGCGGCCATTGCCGCCCTGGCGCGGGGTTATCACCAAGTGTTTCCCCTGCTGGAAAAGGAAATCGACCAGATCTTTTGCCTGGTGCGCCTGCGCCTGGCCGCCAGCCTGGTGATGGCCGCACGCCGACAGTGCGAAGAACCGGAAAACACCTACCACCAGATTTCCAGGCAAGCTGTTTCAGATACCTTTCTACAGTTGACCGAGACCAATTTTCTGGCGGCGCGCGCGCGCATCCGCAAAGCCTGCGGCCTGGCCGCAACCCCCACAGCCGTAGAGATTCAGCGCTGGCTGGCCGAAAAGCGCAAAGATTTCGCCGCGGTGATGCAGGGTTTGGACGGCCCCGTCCGCGTTTTGGATTTGAGCGTGGCCGGACGCCACGCGCGGCCGCCCGGGAACGGAGCGGCCGCAGGCTGGCAGGTTCCAGCCGAAGAAGGCATGGCTGTGGGGCGTTACAACGAAGCGCGGCTCTGCTACACCACACCCCAGTTTCTCTCGTGCGCCGGGCCGCGCACCATCCACCTGGGCATGGATCTGTTTGACGAGGCCGGAACCGCGGTCTTTGCTCCCCTGGATGGCCGTGTGGTCACTGCCGTGGATAACGCGTTTGCCGGAGATTACGGACCCACTGTGATTCTGCAACACACCCCGGCCGGCGCTCCGCCCTTCTTTACCCTTTACGGCCATTTGGCAAGGGAATCGATCGCCGCCTTGAAGCCCGGCACACCCGTCGCTCGCGGTGAGGCTTTTGTGAGCTTGGGTGATGTGGATGAGAACGGCGGCTGGCCACCCCACCTGCATTTCCAGGTGATGACGGATTTGCTTGGATACAAAGAAAATTTTCCCGGAGTCGCCGCCCCGGACGAAAAAGAAGCCTGGCTGGAGATCTGTCCCGACCCCAACATCATACTGAATATCCCCGCAAAAGCCTTCCCCGCACCCGCCATGACACCGGAAGAGATCCTGTCCTCGCGCCAACGCCTGCTCAACCCCGCCCTCAGCATCTCTTACCGCCGCCCCCTGACCATGGTTCGGGGTTTCATGCAGTTCATGTACGACCGTGACGGCAACACGTTTCTGGACGCGGTCAACAACGTTCCCCACGTGGGCCATTGCCACCCCCGGGTGGTGGAAGCGGTGGCCACCCAGGCGGCCATTCTCAATACCAACACCCGCTACCTGCACCCGCTGCTGGTCAACTATGCCCAGCGCCTGGCGGCAACCCTGCCGGATCCGCTGGATGTGTGCTTTTTCACCAACAGCGGCAGCGAGGCCAACGACCTGGCCCTGCGCCTGGCGCGGATGGCCACGGGCCGTCGCGACATGGTGGTGCTGGACGCCGCGTACCACGGCAACCTGGCCGGCTTGATCAAAATCAGTCCCTACAAATTCAACGGCAAAGGGGGCACGGGCCGGCCGCCGCATACCCACGTGTTTCCCCTGCCCGACCCCCTGCGCGGCGAGTATCGTGGTCGGCCCGACAGCGGGGAACGTTACGCACAGAAATTCCACGAAATGTTGCGGATGCTGGAGAACGCAGGTACTCCGGCGGCGGCGTTCATGGTTGAACCCCTGCCCGGGTGCGCGGGCCAGATCGTGCTGCCCGAAGAGTTCCTGGCCCGGGCCTTTGCCGCCGTGCGTGCCGCCGGCGGAGTGGCCATCGCCGACGAGGTCCAGGTGGGATTCGGCCGCGTGGGCGACGCTTTCTGGGGATTTCAGACCCAGGACGCGCTCCCCGACATCGTCACCATGGGCAAACCCATGGGCAACGGTCACCCCCTGGGCGCGGTTGTGACCACGCGCGCGGTGGCGGACGCTTTTCGCACGGGCATGGAGTATTTCAACACATTCGGGGGCAATCCCGTCTCCTGCGCTGCCGGCCTGGCCGTACTGGACGTGATCCGCGACGAAGACCTGCAGGACCACGCCCGGCGGGTGGGAAACCGGCTGAAAGCGGACCTTGAAGCCTTGAAATCCCGCCATCACCTGGTGGCGGATGTACGTGGCCGCGGCCTTTTTGTCGGAATCGAACTGGCGCGCGACCGGGAAACGTTTGAGCCGGCGGACCGCGAAGCCGCCTACATCAGCGAGCGCATGCGCGACCTGGGCATCCTCATCAGCGTGGACGGGCCGCTGCACAACGTGCTCAAGATCAAGCCGCCCCTGTGTTTCAATAAGACGGACGCCGCCCGCCTGGTCGAAACCCTGGACGAGATCCTGGACGAGACATTCCTGCAATCCTCAAGAAATAAGTGA
- a CDS encoding CBS domain-containing protein: MAEEKNLKKYVDIFRDLTAADIMTRNPVSLTPDKKVARAKEMMKIKKISGIPIVDRNGIVVGIISIEDIINALEYGRINEPLKKVMTRDVVSLRPEDNLPDIVDKFSTFKLGRFPVVDENNRLRGIVAREDILHGILEKFNLIYIHDTKRKTTLDQEFSLITGERLRGDEAEFHYTIDNSDITSAGTGAALLKQFLKKKGVDQEIARRVGIATYEAETNVVIHSCSKGDIYCFIKKDRIIVRVTDMGIGIEDLDQAMTEGFSTASDYVREFGFGAGMGIPNMKRFADKLVILAEKKKGTQVEIVFFLPAAESPSGTAQELNVSVECPRDPDPRRIP, encoded by the coding sequence ATGGCTGAAGAAAAGAACCTCAAGAAATACGTCGACATATTCCGCGACCTGACCGCCGCGGACATCATGACCCGCAACCCCGTGAGCCTGACCCCGGACAAAAAGGTGGCCCGCGCCAAAGAGATGATGAAGATCAAAAAGATCTCCGGAATCCCCATCGTGGACCGCAACGGCATTGTGGTGGGCATCATCAGCATCGAGGATATCATCAATGCCCTGGAGTACGGTCGCATCAACGAACCCCTTAAAAAAGTCATGACCCGGGACGTGGTCAGCCTGCGACCGGAAGATAACCTGCCCGACATCGTGGACAAGTTCAGCACCTTCAAACTGGGGCGCTTTCCGGTAGTGGATGAAAACAACCGCCTGCGGGGCATTGTCGCCCGCGAAGACATCCTGCACGGCATCCTGGAGAAGTTCAACCTCATCTACATCCACGACACCAAGCGCAAAACCACGCTGGACCAGGAGTTCTCCCTGATCACGGGCGAGCGTTTGCGCGGGGACGAAGCCGAATTCCACTACACCATCGACAATTCCGACATCACTTCGGCCGGAACCGGGGCGGCCCTGTTGAAGCAGTTCCTGAAAAAAAAGGGCGTCGATCAGGAGATCGCCCGGCGCGTGGGCATCGCCACCTACGAAGCGGAAACCAACGTGGTGATCCACAGTTGCAGCAAAGGCGACATCTACTGCTTTATCAAAAAGGACCGCATCATCGTGCGGGTCACCGATATGGGCATCGGCATCGAGGACCTGGACCAAGCCATGACCGAAGGATTCTCCACGGCATCCGACTATGTGCGGGAATTCGGTTTCGGAGCCGGCATGGGCATTCCCAACATGAAACGGTTCGCCGACAAGCTGGTCATCCTGGCGGAAAAAAAGAAGGGCACCCAGGTTGAAATCGTTTTTTTTCTGCCCGCGGCGGAATCGCCCTCCGGGACAGCCCAAGAGCTGAACGTTTCAGTGGAATGTCCGCGTGACCCCGATCCAAGGAGGATTCCATGA
- a CDS encoding PHP domain-containing protein gives MIVTADLHIHSALSPCGSLEMSPRGVVVRARDLGLDMIAVTDHNSMANVDATVEAGNRDGVVVIPGMEAQTAEGVHVLCYFPDCEIAQACYREIYPHLPDIANNADFFGDQVIVDIDDNVTGFEPRVLLNSLDLSIDELVLRVRAIGGEVIPAHVESNGFGLLPHLGMVPPHLDLSVLEIAWPHTREEVLREHPDLASFSLVSHSDAHYLRDIGRAAMRIEIAECRFSALFAAYRRGSGKVLYRQREDS, from the coding sequence GTGATCGTGACTGCGGACCTGCACATTCACTCGGCCTTGTCTCCCTGCGGCAGCCTGGAGATGTCTCCCCGCGGCGTAGTTGTCCGCGCCCGTGATCTGGGGCTGGACATGATCGCGGTCACGGATCACAATAGCATGGCCAATGTGGACGCCACCGTCGAGGCCGGCAACAGGGATGGGGTGGTGGTGATCCCCGGCATGGAAGCCCAGACAGCGGAGGGCGTCCACGTACTCTGTTACTTCCCGGATTGCGAAATCGCGCAGGCCTGTTACCGGGAAATCTATCCCCATCTTCCGGACATCGCCAACAATGCGGATTTCTTTGGAGACCAGGTAATTGTGGATATCGATGATAATGTGACCGGCTTTGAGCCCCGGGTGCTGCTCAATTCGCTGGACCTGTCGATAGACGAGCTGGTGTTGCGCGTGCGCGCGATCGGGGGGGAAGTAATCCCCGCCCACGTGGAGAGCAACGGGTTTGGTCTTTTGCCCCACCTGGGAATGGTGCCGCCCCACCTGGATCTGTCCGTCTTGGAGATCGCCTGGCCGCATACCCGCGAAGAGGTGTTGCGCGAACACCCGGACCTGGCATCATTTTCCCTGGTCTCCCACAGTGATGCCCATTACCTCCGGGACATCGGACGCGCCGCCATGCGGATCGAAATCGCGGAATGCAGGTTTTCCGCTTTGTTTGCGGCTTATCGCCGGGGATCAGGGAAAGTCCTTTACCGGCAAAGAGAAGACTCGTGA
- a CDS encoding ATP-binding protein, protein MQVFRFVCGLSPGIRESPLPAKRRLVIADLSFHIVDVVQNSVTAGADRVEITIEVSRRNDRIRLKISDNGRGMDSETAQLVQDPFYTTKSGKKVGLGIPLMKETALQCDGAFRLTSKLGKGTSIRAEYRLTHIDTPPMGPVDETVFQLIAATPDVDMVLAWITDAGRFAVSTHEIREQIGEMSLTHPAVLSFLRKYLRENLERLPM, encoded by the coding sequence ATGCAGGTTTTCCGCTTTGTTTGCGGCTTATCGCCGGGGATCAGGGAAAGTCCTTTACCGGCAAAGAGAAGACTCGTGATCGCAGACCTCAGTTTCCACATCGTGGACGTGGTCCAGAACAGTGTCACCGCCGGAGCGGACCGGGTTGAGATCACCATCGAGGTGTCCCGTCGCAACGATCGCATCCGCCTAAAGATCAGTGATAACGGCAGGGGAATGGACTCCGAAACCGCACAGCTTGTCCAGGATCCATTCTACACCACCAAGTCGGGCAAAAAGGTGGGCCTGGGGATTCCCCTGATGAAGGAAACCGCTCTGCAGTGCGACGGGGCTTTCCGATTAACCAGCAAATTGGGCAAAGGAACCAGCATCCGCGCGGAGTACCGGTTGACCCACATCGACACCCCGCCCATGGGGCCGGTGGACGAGACGGTGTTTCAACTGATTGCCGCCACTCCCGATGTCGACATGGTACTTGCCTGGATCACCGACGCCGGGCGTTTCGCAGTGTCCACCCATGAAATTCGCGAGCAGATCGGCGAAATGTCGCTGACTCATCCGGCTGTCCTGTCTTTTCTGCGGAAGTACCTGCGTGAAAATCTGGAACGCTTGCCCATGTAG
- a CDS encoding serine kinase, whose protein sequence is MKLSGIVNGLECEALVQGPDADVREGYASDLLSDVMANCPEGAVWLTLQRHLNVIAVAQLKRITAIVVTNGGRPDEAVLERARDEGLTVLTTDLDTFSAAGRIHRMLFPEPSLS, encoded by the coding sequence ATGAAGTTATCGGGAATTGTAAACGGTTTGGAGTGTGAGGCGCTGGTCCAGGGTCCGGATGCGGACGTCCGTGAAGGTTATGCTTCAGACCTGTTGTCGGATGTGATGGCCAACTGCCCTGAAGGTGCCGTATGGCTGACCCTGCAACGCCACCTGAATGTCATCGCCGTGGCGCAGTTGAAGCGCATCACCGCCATTGTGGTCACCAACGGCGGTCGTCCGGACGAGGCAGTCCTGGAACGGGCCCGTGATGAAGGTCTGACTGTCCTGACAACCGATTTGGATACGTTTTCAGCAGCGGGCCGGATTCACCGCATGCTTTTCCCCGAACCGTCGTTGAGTTGA